Proteins encoded within one genomic window of Rhododendron vialii isolate Sample 1 chromosome 1a, ASM3025357v1:
- the LOC131298673 gene encoding uncharacterized protein LOC131298673 isoform X1: protein MVASNRKNNTPKGFAEEELKESLILGFVGFPVTRSRSKDLKLPPLAEGGKNPTTGSQTSDQEYSPEDTKVASDQKKNSKVASSHKKKNAKVASSHKKKNAKVPSSHKKKKVKVASYHKKKNAKGVPKKSNKAVAKNPTPVGLTSEELQKYSREDFDYKEFHGPVFGIPPLLKIVGSQIRPIIPKYIFRGNLDVKAAMKYHNRRCNGNYCGYKFPLQMKSQVVGGGHLDFITFELRKPGGDDYEKFQAILYTAPAAGVAVEPKVLMCRPELGFTAKPTFRFMAFCIWWAPERPMGRYIPSSVPEGIQTLSVCEVECFPLSIALCDRN from the exons ATGGTAGCTTCAAATCGGAAAAACAACACCCCTAAG ggttttgcGGAAGAAGAACTGAAGGAATCTCTGATACTCGGATTTGTTGGTTTCCCGGTGACACGCTCACGATCGAAAGATTTGAAACTACCACCGTTGGCGGAGGGAGGCAAGAACCCTACCACCGGCAGCCAGACATCAGACCAGGAATACTCTCCCGAGGATACGAAGGTAGCTTCAGATCAAAAAAAGAACTCAAAAGTAGCTTCATCTCACAAAAAGAAGAACGCAAAGGTAGCTTCATCTCACAAAAAGAAGAACGCAAAGGTACCTTCATctcacaaaaagaagaaagtaaagGTAGCTTCATATCATAAAAAGAAGAACGCAAAG GGTGTCCCGAAAAAATCAAACAAGGCGGTGGCCAAGAACCCTACCCCCGTCGGCTTGACATCAGAAGAGCTGCAGAAATACTCTCGCGAGGATTTCGATTACAAA GAGTTTCATGGTCCGGTCTTTGGCATCCCACCATTACTTAAGATTGTAGGATCACAGATCCGACCAATAATACCAAAGTATATCTTCCGTGGGAATCTCGATGTGAAAGCTGCTATGAAATATCACAACCGTCGATGC AACGGAAACTACTGCGGTTATAAGTTTCCCCTCCAGATGAAATCACAGGTGGTTGGTGGTGGTCATTTGGATTTCATTACCTTTGAGTTACGTAAACCTGGTGGGGATGATTATGAGAAGTTCCAAGCTATCCTGTATACTGCTCCTGCTGCTGGAGTGGCGGTGGAACCCAAGGTCCTGATGTGCAGACCTGAACTCGGCTTCACTGCTAAGCCTACCTTTCGTTTCATG GCATTTTGCATATGGTGGGCCCCAGAGAGACCCATGGGACGATACATCCCATCAAGTGTACCTGAAGGAATCCAAACACTTTCCGTTTGTGAAGTGGAATGCTTCCCTTTATCAATTGCACTGTGTGATAGGAATTGA
- the LOC131298673 gene encoding uncharacterized protein LOC131298673 isoform X10 has translation MVASNRKNNTPKGFAEEELKESLILGFVGFPVTRSRSKDLKLPPLAEGGKNPTTGSQTSDQEYSPEDTKVASDQKKNSKVASSHKKKNAKVASSHKKKNAKGVPKKSNKAVAKNPTPVGLTSEELQKYSREDFDYKEFHGPVFGIPPLLKIVGSQIRPIIPKYIFRGNLDVKAAMKYHNRRCNGNYCGYKFPLQMKSQVVGGGHLDFITFELRKPGGDDYEKFQAILYTAPAAGVAVEPKVLMCRPELGFTAKPTFRFMSINDVHSIDDLWL, from the exons ATGGTAGCTTCAAATCGGAAAAACAACACCCCTAAG ggttttgcGGAAGAAGAACTGAAGGAATCTCTGATACTCGGATTTGTTGGTTTCCCGGTGACACGCTCACGATCGAAAGATTTGAAACTACCACCGTTGGCGGAGGGAGGCAAGAACCCTACCACCGGCAGCCAGACATCAGACCAGGAATACTCTCCCGAGGATACGAAGGTAGCTTCAGATCAAAAAAAGAACTCAAAAGTAGCTTCATCTCACAAAAAGAAGAACGCAAAGGTAGCTTCATCTCACAAAAAGAAGAACGCAAAG GGTGTCCCGAAAAAATCAAACAAGGCGGTGGCCAAGAACCCTACCCCCGTCGGCTTGACATCAGAAGAGCTGCAGAAATACTCTCGCGAGGATTTCGATTACAAA GAGTTTCATGGTCCGGTCTTTGGCATCCCACCATTACTTAAGATTGTAGGATCACAGATCCGACCAATAATACCAAAGTATATCTTCCGTGGGAATCTCGATGTGAAAGCTGCTATGAAATATCACAACCGTCGATGC AACGGAAACTACTGCGGTTATAAGTTTCCCCTCCAGATGAAATCACAGGTGGTTGGTGGTGGTCATTTGGATTTCATTACCTTTGAGTTACGTAAACCTGGTGGGGATGATTATGAGAAGTTCCAAGCTATCCTGTATACTGCTCCTGCTGCTGGAGTGGCGGTGGAACCCAAGGTCCTGATGTGCAGACCTGAACTCGGCTTCACTGCTAAGCCTACCTTTCGTTTCATG
- the LOC131298673 gene encoding uncharacterized protein LOC131298673 isoform X3, whose protein sequence is MVASNRKNNTPKGFAEEELKESLILGFVGFPVTRSRSKDLKLPPLAEGGKNPTTGSQTSDQEYSPEDTKVASDQKKNSKVASSHKKKNAKVASSHKKKNAKGVPKKSNKAVAKNPTPVGLTSEELQKYSREDFDYKEFHGPVFGIPPLLKIVGSQIRPIIPKYIFRGNLDVKAAMKYHNRRCNGNYCGYKFPLQMKSQVVGGGHLDFITFELRKPGGDDYEKFQAILYTAPAAGVAVEPKVLMCRPELGFTAKPTFRFMAFCIWWAPERPMGRYIPSSVPEGIQTLSVCEVECFPLSIALCDRN, encoded by the exons ATGGTAGCTTCAAATCGGAAAAACAACACCCCTAAG ggttttgcGGAAGAAGAACTGAAGGAATCTCTGATACTCGGATTTGTTGGTTTCCCGGTGACACGCTCACGATCGAAAGATTTGAAACTACCACCGTTGGCGGAGGGAGGCAAGAACCCTACCACCGGCAGCCAGACATCAGACCAGGAATACTCTCCCGAGGATACGAAGGTAGCTTCAGATCAAAAAAAGAACTCAAAAGTAGCTTCATCTCACAAAAAGAAGAACGCAAAGGTAGCTTCATCTCACAAAAAGAAGAACGCAAAG GGTGTCCCGAAAAAATCAAACAAGGCGGTGGCCAAGAACCCTACCCCCGTCGGCTTGACATCAGAAGAGCTGCAGAAATACTCTCGCGAGGATTTCGATTACAAA GAGTTTCATGGTCCGGTCTTTGGCATCCCACCATTACTTAAGATTGTAGGATCACAGATCCGACCAATAATACCAAAGTATATCTTCCGTGGGAATCTCGATGTGAAAGCTGCTATGAAATATCACAACCGTCGATGC AACGGAAACTACTGCGGTTATAAGTTTCCCCTCCAGATGAAATCACAGGTGGTTGGTGGTGGTCATTTGGATTTCATTACCTTTGAGTTACGTAAACCTGGTGGGGATGATTATGAGAAGTTCCAAGCTATCCTGTATACTGCTCCTGCTGCTGGAGTGGCGGTGGAACCCAAGGTCCTGATGTGCAGACCTGAACTCGGCTTCACTGCTAAGCCTACCTTTCGTTTCATG GCATTTTGCATATGGTGGGCCCCAGAGAGACCCATGGGACGATACATCCCATCAAGTGTACCTGAAGGAATCCAAACACTTTCCGTTTGTGAAGTGGAATGCTTCCCTTTATCAATTGCACTGTGTGATAGGAATTGA
- the LOC131298673 gene encoding uncharacterized protein LOC131298673 isoform X9 has product MVASNRKNNTPKGFAEEELKESLILGFVGFPVTRSRSKDLKLPPLAEGGKNPTTGSQTSDQEYSPEDTKVASDQKKNSKVASSHKKKNAKVASSHKKKNAKGVPKKSNKAVAKNPTPVGLTSEELQKYSREDFDYKEFHGPVFGIPPLLKIVGSQIRPIIPKYIFRGNLDVKAAMKYHNRRCNGNYCGYKFPLQMKSQVVGGGHLDFITFELRKPGGDDYEKFQAILYTAPAAGVAVEPKVLMCRPELGFTAKPTFRFMSINDVHSINDLWL; this is encoded by the exons ATGGTAGCTTCAAATCGGAAAAACAACACCCCTAAG ggttttgcGGAAGAAGAACTGAAGGAATCTCTGATACTCGGATTTGTTGGTTTCCCGGTGACACGCTCACGATCGAAAGATTTGAAACTACCACCGTTGGCGGAGGGAGGCAAGAACCCTACCACCGGCAGCCAGACATCAGACCAGGAATACTCTCCCGAGGATACGAAGGTAGCTTCAGATCAAAAAAAGAACTCAAAAGTAGCTTCATCTCACAAAAAGAAGAACGCAAAGGTAGCTTCATCTCACAAAAAGAAGAACGCAAAG GGTGTCCCGAAAAAATCAAACAAGGCGGTGGCCAAGAACCCTACCCCCGTCGGCTTGACATCAGAAGAGCTGCAGAAATACTCTCGCGAGGATTTCGATTACAAA GAGTTTCATGGTCCGGTCTTTGGCATCCCACCATTACTTAAGATTGTAGGATCACAGATCCGACCAATAATACCAAAGTATATCTTCCGTGGGAATCTCGATGTGAAAGCTGCTATGAAATATCACAACCGTCGATGC AACGGAAACTACTGCGGTTATAAGTTTCCCCTCCAGATGAAATCACAGGTGGTTGGTGGTGGTCATTTGGATTTCATTACCTTTGAGTTACGTAAACCTGGTGGGGATGATTATGAGAAGTTCCAAGCTATCCTGTATACTGCTCCTGCTGCTGGAGTGGCGGTGGAACCCAAGGTCCTGATGTGCAGACCTGAACTCGGCTTCACTGCTAAGCCTACCTTTCGTTTCATG AGTATCAATGACGTGCACAGTATCAATGACCTGTGGCTGTGA
- the LOC131298673 gene encoding uncharacterized protein LOC131298673 isoform X5, with amino-acid sequence MVASNRKNNTPKGFAEEELKESLILGFVGFPVTRSRSKDLKLPPLAEGGKNPTTGSQTSDQEYSPEDTKVASDQKKNSKVASSHKKKNAKVASSHKKKNAKVPSSHKKKKVKVASYHKKKNAKGVPKKSNKAVAKNPTPVGLTSEELQKYSREDFDYKEFHGPVFGIPPLLKIVGSQIRPIIPKYIFRGNLDVKAAMKYHNRRCNGNYCGYKFPLQMKSQVVGGGHLDFITFELRKPGGDDYEKFQAILYTAPAAGVAVEPKVLMCRPELGFTAKPTFRFMSINDVHSINDLWL; translated from the exons ATGGTAGCTTCAAATCGGAAAAACAACACCCCTAAG ggttttgcGGAAGAAGAACTGAAGGAATCTCTGATACTCGGATTTGTTGGTTTCCCGGTGACACGCTCACGATCGAAAGATTTGAAACTACCACCGTTGGCGGAGGGAGGCAAGAACCCTACCACCGGCAGCCAGACATCAGACCAGGAATACTCTCCCGAGGATACGAAGGTAGCTTCAGATCAAAAAAAGAACTCAAAAGTAGCTTCATCTCACAAAAAGAAGAACGCAAAGGTAGCTTCATCTCACAAAAAGAAGAACGCAAAGGTACCTTCATctcacaaaaagaagaaagtaaagGTAGCTTCATATCATAAAAAGAAGAACGCAAAG GGTGTCCCGAAAAAATCAAACAAGGCGGTGGCCAAGAACCCTACCCCCGTCGGCTTGACATCAGAAGAGCTGCAGAAATACTCTCGCGAGGATTTCGATTACAAA GAGTTTCATGGTCCGGTCTTTGGCATCCCACCATTACTTAAGATTGTAGGATCACAGATCCGACCAATAATACCAAAGTATATCTTCCGTGGGAATCTCGATGTGAAAGCTGCTATGAAATATCACAACCGTCGATGC AACGGAAACTACTGCGGTTATAAGTTTCCCCTCCAGATGAAATCACAGGTGGTTGGTGGTGGTCATTTGGATTTCATTACCTTTGAGTTACGTAAACCTGGTGGGGATGATTATGAGAAGTTCCAAGCTATCCTGTATACTGCTCCTGCTGCTGGAGTGGCGGTGGAACCCAAGGTCCTGATGTGCAGACCTGAACTCGGCTTCACTGCTAAGCCTACCTTTCGTTTCATG AGTATCAATGACGTGCACAGTATCAATGACCTGTGGCTGTGA
- the LOC131298673 gene encoding uncharacterized protein LOC131298673 isoform X2, with protein sequence MVASNRKNNTPKGFAEEELKESLILGFVGFPVTRSRSKDLKLPPLAEGGKNPTTGSQTSDQEYSPEDTKVASDQKKNSKVASSHKKKNAKVASSHKKKNAKVPSSHKKKKVKGVPKKSNKAVAKNPTPVGLTSEELQKYSREDFDYKEFHGPVFGIPPLLKIVGSQIRPIIPKYIFRGNLDVKAAMKYHNRRCNGNYCGYKFPLQMKSQVVGGGHLDFITFELRKPGGDDYEKFQAILYTAPAAGVAVEPKVLMCRPELGFTAKPTFRFMAFCIWWAPERPMGRYIPSSVPEGIQTLSVCEVECFPLSIALCDRN encoded by the exons ATGGTAGCTTCAAATCGGAAAAACAACACCCCTAAG ggttttgcGGAAGAAGAACTGAAGGAATCTCTGATACTCGGATTTGTTGGTTTCCCGGTGACACGCTCACGATCGAAAGATTTGAAACTACCACCGTTGGCGGAGGGAGGCAAGAACCCTACCACCGGCAGCCAGACATCAGACCAGGAATACTCTCCCGAGGATACGAAGGTAGCTTCAGATCAAAAAAAGAACTCAAAAGTAGCTTCATCTCACAAAAAGAAGAACGCAAAGGTAGCTTCATCTCACAAAAAGAAGAACGCAAAGGTACCTTCATctcacaaaaagaagaaagtaaag GGTGTCCCGAAAAAATCAAACAAGGCGGTGGCCAAGAACCCTACCCCCGTCGGCTTGACATCAGAAGAGCTGCAGAAATACTCTCGCGAGGATTTCGATTACAAA GAGTTTCATGGTCCGGTCTTTGGCATCCCACCATTACTTAAGATTGTAGGATCACAGATCCGACCAATAATACCAAAGTATATCTTCCGTGGGAATCTCGATGTGAAAGCTGCTATGAAATATCACAACCGTCGATGC AACGGAAACTACTGCGGTTATAAGTTTCCCCTCCAGATGAAATCACAGGTGGTTGGTGGTGGTCATTTGGATTTCATTACCTTTGAGTTACGTAAACCTGGTGGGGATGATTATGAGAAGTTCCAAGCTATCCTGTATACTGCTCCTGCTGCTGGAGTGGCGGTGGAACCCAAGGTCCTGATGTGCAGACCTGAACTCGGCTTCACTGCTAAGCCTACCTTTCGTTTCATG GCATTTTGCATATGGTGGGCCCCAGAGAGACCCATGGGACGATACATCCCATCAAGTGTACCTGAAGGAATCCAAACACTTTCCGTTTGTGAAGTGGAATGCTTCCCTTTATCAATTGCACTGTGTGATAGGAATTGA
- the LOC131298673 gene encoding uncharacterized protein LOC131298673 isoform X6, with protein MVASNRKNNTPKGFAEEELKESLILGFVGFPVTRSRSKDLKLPPLAEGGKNPTTGSQTSDQEYSPEDTKVASDQKKNSKVASSHKKKNAKVASSHKKKNAKVPSSHKKKKVKVASYHKKKNAKGVPKKSNKAVAKNPTPVGLTSEELQKYSREDFDYKEFHGPVFGIPPLLKIVGSQIRPIIPKYIFRGNLDVKAAMKYHNRRCNGNYCGYKFPLQMKSQVVGGGHLDFITFELRKPGGDDYEKFQAILYTAPAAGVAVEPKVLMCRPELGFTAKPTFRFMSINDVHSIDDLWL; from the exons ATGGTAGCTTCAAATCGGAAAAACAACACCCCTAAG ggttttgcGGAAGAAGAACTGAAGGAATCTCTGATACTCGGATTTGTTGGTTTCCCGGTGACACGCTCACGATCGAAAGATTTGAAACTACCACCGTTGGCGGAGGGAGGCAAGAACCCTACCACCGGCAGCCAGACATCAGACCAGGAATACTCTCCCGAGGATACGAAGGTAGCTTCAGATCAAAAAAAGAACTCAAAAGTAGCTTCATCTCACAAAAAGAAGAACGCAAAGGTAGCTTCATCTCACAAAAAGAAGAACGCAAAGGTACCTTCATctcacaaaaagaagaaagtaaagGTAGCTTCATATCATAAAAAGAAGAACGCAAAG GGTGTCCCGAAAAAATCAAACAAGGCGGTGGCCAAGAACCCTACCCCCGTCGGCTTGACATCAGAAGAGCTGCAGAAATACTCTCGCGAGGATTTCGATTACAAA GAGTTTCATGGTCCGGTCTTTGGCATCCCACCATTACTTAAGATTGTAGGATCACAGATCCGACCAATAATACCAAAGTATATCTTCCGTGGGAATCTCGATGTGAAAGCTGCTATGAAATATCACAACCGTCGATGC AACGGAAACTACTGCGGTTATAAGTTTCCCCTCCAGATGAAATCACAGGTGGTTGGTGGTGGTCATTTGGATTTCATTACCTTTGAGTTACGTAAACCTGGTGGGGATGATTATGAGAAGTTCCAAGCTATCCTGTATACTGCTCCTGCTGCTGGAGTGGCGGTGGAACCCAAGGTCCTGATGTGCAGACCTGAACTCGGCTTCACTGCTAAGCCTACCTTTCGTTTCATG
- the LOC131298673 gene encoding uncharacterized protein LOC131298673 isoform X8 produces the protein MVASNRKNNTPKGFAEEELKESLILGFVGFPVTRSRSKDLKLPPLAEGGKNPTTGSQTSDQEYSPEDTKVASDQKKNSKVASSHKKKNAKVASSHKKKNAKVPSSHKKKKVKGVPKKSNKAVAKNPTPVGLTSEELQKYSREDFDYKEFHGPVFGIPPLLKIVGSQIRPIIPKYIFRGNLDVKAAMKYHNRRCNGNYCGYKFPLQMKSQVVGGGHLDFITFELRKPGGDDYEKFQAILYTAPAAGVAVEPKVLMCRPELGFTAKPTFRFMSINDVHSINDLWL, from the exons ATGGTAGCTTCAAATCGGAAAAACAACACCCCTAAG ggttttgcGGAAGAAGAACTGAAGGAATCTCTGATACTCGGATTTGTTGGTTTCCCGGTGACACGCTCACGATCGAAAGATTTGAAACTACCACCGTTGGCGGAGGGAGGCAAGAACCCTACCACCGGCAGCCAGACATCAGACCAGGAATACTCTCCCGAGGATACGAAGGTAGCTTCAGATCAAAAAAAGAACTCAAAAGTAGCTTCATCTCACAAAAAGAAGAACGCAAAGGTAGCTTCATCTCACAAAAAGAAGAACGCAAAGGTACCTTCATctcacaaaaagaagaaagtaaag GGTGTCCCGAAAAAATCAAACAAGGCGGTGGCCAAGAACCCTACCCCCGTCGGCTTGACATCAGAAGAGCTGCAGAAATACTCTCGCGAGGATTTCGATTACAAA GAGTTTCATGGTCCGGTCTTTGGCATCCCACCATTACTTAAGATTGTAGGATCACAGATCCGACCAATAATACCAAAGTATATCTTCCGTGGGAATCTCGATGTGAAAGCTGCTATGAAATATCACAACCGTCGATGC AACGGAAACTACTGCGGTTATAAGTTTCCCCTCCAGATGAAATCACAGGTGGTTGGTGGTGGTCATTTGGATTTCATTACCTTTGAGTTACGTAAACCTGGTGGGGATGATTATGAGAAGTTCCAAGCTATCCTGTATACTGCTCCTGCTGCTGGAGTGGCGGTGGAACCCAAGGTCCTGATGTGCAGACCTGAACTCGGCTTCACTGCTAAGCCTACCTTTCGTTTCATG AGTATCAATGACGTGCACAGTATCAATGACCTGTGGCTGTGA